The following proteins are co-located in the Syngnathus scovelli strain Florida chromosome 21, RoL_Ssco_1.2, whole genome shotgun sequence genome:
- the arg1 gene encoding arginase-1, with protein MKRARTALQLLITSTTCHFPPHPRHFHHPHRHLQEMRFVGIVGAPFSKGQPRDGVELGPDAIRAEGLVRKLQAQGCVVKDYGNLTFEDVLPDEPVGRVKHPRAVGSANLRLSEAVRAVKRNGHTAVVLGGDHSLAIGSVHGHTSAVGDVSLVWVDAHADINTPLSTPTGNMHGQPVSYLLRELHPKIPILPNFSWMSSCVSAKHLVYIGLRDLDPEEHYLLKLAGVKAFSMTQVDALGVGRVMEETCDFLCKDGARRPIHLSYDVDALDPAVTPATGTPVPGGLTYREGVYIAEHIANTGLLSAVDVVEVNPAVGVSEQEVQRTARAALDVLLGCFGRRREGNHPDEFCLPDA; from the exons ATGAAGCGTGCCAGGACGGCTCTGCAGCTTCTCATCACCTCCACGACATGTCattttcctcctcatcctcgCCATTTTCACCATCCTCACCGTCATCTCCAGGAGATGCGCTTCGTGGGGATCGTTGGCGCGCCTTTCTCCAAAGGACAG CCCCGGGATGGTGTGGAGCTCGGACCGGATGCGATTCGCGCCGAGGGACTCGTACGTAAGCTGCAGGCGCAAG GCTGCGTGGTGAAGGATTACGGCAACTTGACATTTGAGGACGTGCTGCCCGATGAGCCGGTGGGGCGGGTGAAACATCCCCGGGCGGTGGGCAGCGCCAACCTAAGGCTGTCAGAGGCGGTGCGGGCGGTGAAGCGCAATGGACACACGGCGGTCGTGCTGGGCGGAGACCACAG CCTGGCCATTGGCTCTGTCCACGGGCACACGTCGGCTGTGGGGGACGTGAGCCTGGTTTGGGTGGACGCCCACGCCGACATCAACACGCCGTTGAGCACGCCCACGGGAAACATGCACGGCCAGCCCGTGTCCTACCTGCTCCGCGAGTTGCACCCAaag ATCCCAATCCTGCCCAACTTCTCGTGGATGAGCTCGTGCGTGTCGGCCAAACATTTGGTCTACATCGGCCTGAGAGACCTGGACCCCGAGGAGCA TTACTTGCTGAAGCTGGCGGGCGTGAAGGCCTTCTCCATGACACAGGTGGACGCTCTGGGCGTTGGCCGAGTGATGGAGGAGACGTGCGACTTCCTGTGTAAAGACGG GGCCAGGAGGCCGATCCACCTGAGTTATGACGTGGACGCCTTGGACCCGGCCGTCACCCCAGCGACGGGGACGCCCGTGCCGGGCGGCCTCACCTACAGGGAGGGCGTGTACATCGCAGAACATATCGCCAACACCG GGCTGCTGTCGGCAGTGGATGTGGTGGAGGTAAACCCTGCGGTGGGCGTGTCGGAGCAGGAGGTGCAGCGCACGGCCAGGGCCGCGCTGGACGTTCTGCTGGGCTGCTTCGGACGCCGGAGGGAGGGGAACCACCCGGATGAGTTCTGCCTGCCTGACGCGTGA
- the LOC125991144 gene encoding prolyl 4-hydroxylase subunit alpha-1 isoform X3, with protein MTSQEKACQHGVRSTGKGQMTELLHTEKDLLTSLEDYIRAEETKLETVKSWAQRLANLSASAIQDPEVFLGHPINAFQLLKRMNREWSNLESLVRSNVSDGFMSEMDAKRQYFPGEDDQTGVAEAFLRLQDTYQLDTDTLAKGQLPGTSVVPSVLTVEDCYDLGMAAYKDSDFYHTVLWLSQALKQMEEGEMAANVEVVTLLDYQTFAFFKQGDLEHALESTKKLLELDPENQRANQNLRYFEHHLEKQKTGEETAEAPKGRGAHDAKYERLCRGDSIEMTPRRRSRLFCRYYDNQRHPNLVIAPVKEEDLWDKPRIVRYYDIVTDEDMAVYKKLARPRLFRSKVSNHEENRSYAVRTRISQNAWLDDSEHESVAKMVRKMRDITGLDSTTAEAMQVANYGVGGQYEPHHDFQGDEIEEPYSHLGTGNRIATWLVYISDVPAGGATVFPQLGAVAWPIKGSAVFWYNLLLNGKGNYQTLHAACPVLVGSKWVANKWLHERGQEFRRRCGLQNS; from the exons ATGACTTCTCAAGAGAAAGCATGTCAACATGGTGTTCGTTCTACCGGCAAGG GTCAAATGACGGAGCTGCTGCACACGGAGAAGGACCTGTTGACCTCGCTGGAGGACTACATCCGAGCCGAGGAGACCAAATTGGAGACGGTCAAAAG TTGGGCCCAGAGGCTGGCCAACCTATCGGCGTCGGCCATCCAGGACCCTGAAGTATTCCTGGGCCACCCCATCAACGCCTTCCAACTTCTCAAGAGGATGAACCGCGAGTGGAGCAACCTGGAGAGCCTGGTGCGCAGCAACGTGTCGGACG GTTTCATGTCGGAAATGGACGCCAAACGGCAGTACTTTCCCGGCGAGGATGACCAGACAGGTGTGGCCGAAGCCTTCCTGAGACTGCAGGACACGTACCAGCTGGACACTGACACCCTGGCCAAAGGCCAGCTGCCAG GAACCTCCGTGGTCCCGAGCGTCCTGACGGTGGAGGACTGCTATGACCTGGGCATGGCGGCATACAAGGACTCCGACTTTTACCACACGGTGCTGTGGCTGTCGCAAGCCCTCAAGCAGATGGAGGAGGGCGAAATGGCCGCAAACGTGGAGGTTGTCACCCTCCTGGACTACCAGACCTTTGCTTTCTTCAAGCAAGGAGATCTGGAGCATGCCTTGGAGTCCACCAAGAAGCTGCTGGAGCTCG ATCCGGAAAACCAGCGAGCCAATCAGAATCTCAGGTACTTTGAGCACCACCTGGAGAAACAGAAGACGGGTGAGGAGACGGCTGAGGCACCCAAGGGTCGAGGTGCCCACGACGCCAAGTACGAGCGACTGTGTCGCGGCGACAGCATCGAGATG ACGCCGCGCAGACGGAGCCGCCTCTTCTGCCGTTACTATGACAACCAGCGCCATCCCAACCTGGTGATTGCTCCCGTCAAAGAGGAAGACCTGTGGGACAAGCCCCGCATCGTCCGCTATTACGACATTGTGACGGACGAGGACATGGCCGTCTACAAAAAGCTTGCCAGACCCAGA CTGTTCCGCTCCAAAGTCAGCAACCACGAAGAAAATCGCAGTTACGCCGTTCGAACGAGGATCTCCCAAAA TGCCTGGCTGGACGACAGTGAGCACGAGAGTGTGGCGAAGATGGTCCGGAAAATGAGGGACATCACAGGCCTGGACTCGACCACGGCTGAGGCCATGCAG GTGGCCAACTACGGCGTGGGAGGACAGTATGAACCTCATCACGACTTTCAAGGG GACGAGATTGAAGAACCTTATAGTCATTTGGGCACTGGAAACCGAATCGCCACCTGGCTAGTTTat ATAAGCGACGTGCCGGCAGGGGGCGCTACTGTCTTCCCCCAATTGGGCGCTGTCGCTTGGCCCATCaag GGCTCTGCTGTGTTCTGGTACAACCTTCTGCTCAACGGGAAGGGAAACTACCAGACCCTCCACGCTGCCTGTCCTGTCCTAGTGGGGAGCAAGTGGG TGGCCAACAAGTGGCTGCATGAACGAGGTCAGGAGTTCAGGAGGCGCTGCGGCCTGCAAAATTCTTGA
- the LOC125991144 gene encoding prolyl 4-hydroxylase subunit alpha-1 isoform X1, with translation MTSQEKACQHGVRSTGKDMALFCLLLVIICFSSADEFFSSIGQMTELLHTEKDLLTSLEDYIRAEETKLETVKSWAQRLANLSASAIQDPEVFLGHPINAFQLLKRMNREWSNLESLVRSNVSDGFMSEMDAKRQYFPGEDDQTGVAEAFLRLQDTYQLDTDTLAKGQLPGTSVVPSVLTVEDCYDLGMAAYKDSDFYHTVLWLSQALKQMEEGEMAANVEVVTLLDYQTFAFFKQGDLEHALESTKKLLELDPENQRANQNLRYFEHHLEKQKTGEETAEAPKGRGAHDAKYERLCRGDSIEMTPRRRSRLFCRYYDNQRHPNLVIAPVKEEDLWDKPRIVRYYDIVTDEDMAVYKKLARPRLFRSKVSNHEENRSYAVRTRISQNAWLDDSEHESVAKMVRKMRDITGLDSTTAEAMQVANYGVGGQYEPHHDFQGDEIEEPYSHLGTGNRIATWLVYISDVPAGGATVFPQLGAVAWPIKGSAVFWYNLLLNGKGNYQTLHAACPVLVGSKWVANKWLHERGQEFRRRCGLQNS, from the exons ATGACTTCTCAAGAGAAAGCATGTCAACATGGTGTTCGTTCTACCGGCAAGG ACATGGCGCTCTTTTGCCTGTTGCTGGTTATCATCTGCTTCTCATCGGCTGACGAGTTCTTCTCTTCCATAG GTCAAATGACGGAGCTGCTGCACACGGAGAAGGACCTGTTGACCTCGCTGGAGGACTACATCCGAGCCGAGGAGACCAAATTGGAGACGGTCAAAAG TTGGGCCCAGAGGCTGGCCAACCTATCGGCGTCGGCCATCCAGGACCCTGAAGTATTCCTGGGCCACCCCATCAACGCCTTCCAACTTCTCAAGAGGATGAACCGCGAGTGGAGCAACCTGGAGAGCCTGGTGCGCAGCAACGTGTCGGACG GTTTCATGTCGGAAATGGACGCCAAACGGCAGTACTTTCCCGGCGAGGATGACCAGACAGGTGTGGCCGAAGCCTTCCTGAGACTGCAGGACACGTACCAGCTGGACACTGACACCCTGGCCAAAGGCCAGCTGCCAG GAACCTCCGTGGTCCCGAGCGTCCTGACGGTGGAGGACTGCTATGACCTGGGCATGGCGGCATACAAGGACTCCGACTTTTACCACACGGTGCTGTGGCTGTCGCAAGCCCTCAAGCAGATGGAGGAGGGCGAAATGGCCGCAAACGTGGAGGTTGTCACCCTCCTGGACTACCAGACCTTTGCTTTCTTCAAGCAAGGAGATCTGGAGCATGCCTTGGAGTCCACCAAGAAGCTGCTGGAGCTCG ATCCGGAAAACCAGCGAGCCAATCAGAATCTCAGGTACTTTGAGCACCACCTGGAGAAACAGAAGACGGGTGAGGAGACGGCTGAGGCACCCAAGGGTCGAGGTGCCCACGACGCCAAGTACGAGCGACTGTGTCGCGGCGACAGCATCGAGATG ACGCCGCGCAGACGGAGCCGCCTCTTCTGCCGTTACTATGACAACCAGCGCCATCCCAACCTGGTGATTGCTCCCGTCAAAGAGGAAGACCTGTGGGACAAGCCCCGCATCGTCCGCTATTACGACATTGTGACGGACGAGGACATGGCCGTCTACAAAAAGCTTGCCAGACCCAGA CTGTTCCGCTCCAAAGTCAGCAACCACGAAGAAAATCGCAGTTACGCCGTTCGAACGAGGATCTCCCAAAA TGCCTGGCTGGACGACAGTGAGCACGAGAGTGTGGCGAAGATGGTCCGGAAAATGAGGGACATCACAGGCCTGGACTCGACCACGGCTGAGGCCATGCAG GTGGCCAACTACGGCGTGGGAGGACAGTATGAACCTCATCACGACTTTCAAGGG GACGAGATTGAAGAACCTTATAGTCATTTGGGCACTGGAAACCGAATCGCCACCTGGCTAGTTTat ATAAGCGACGTGCCGGCAGGGGGCGCTACTGTCTTCCCCCAATTGGGCGCTGTCGCTTGGCCCATCaag GGCTCTGCTGTGTTCTGGTACAACCTTCTGCTCAACGGGAAGGGAAACTACCAGACCCTCCACGCTGCCTGTCCTGTCCTAGTGGGGAGCAAGTGGG TGGCCAACAAGTGGCTGCATGAACGAGGTCAGGAGTTCAGGAGGCGCTGCGGCCTGCAAAATTCTTGA
- the LOC125991144 gene encoding prolyl 4-hydroxylase subunit alpha-1 isoform X2, protein MALFCLLLVIICFSSADEFFSSIGQMTELLHTEKDLLTSLEDYIRAEETKLETVKSWAQRLANLSASAIQDPEVFLGHPINAFQLLKRMNREWSNLESLVRSNVSDGFMSEMDAKRQYFPGEDDQTGVAEAFLRLQDTYQLDTDTLAKGQLPGTSVVPSVLTVEDCYDLGMAAYKDSDFYHTVLWLSQALKQMEEGEMAANVEVVTLLDYQTFAFFKQGDLEHALESTKKLLELDPENQRANQNLRYFEHHLEKQKTGEETAEAPKGRGAHDAKYERLCRGDSIEMTPRRRSRLFCRYYDNQRHPNLVIAPVKEEDLWDKPRIVRYYDIVTDEDMAVYKKLARPRLFRSKVSNHEENRSYAVRTRISQNAWLDDSEHESVAKMVRKMRDITGLDSTTAEAMQVANYGVGGQYEPHHDFQGDEIEEPYSHLGTGNRIATWLVYISDVPAGGATVFPQLGAVAWPIKGSAVFWYNLLLNGKGNYQTLHAACPVLVGSKWVANKWLHERGQEFRRRCGLQNS, encoded by the exons ATGGCGCTCTTTTGCCTGTTGCTGGTTATCATCTGCTTCTCATCGGCTGACGAGTTCTTCTCTTCCATAG GTCAAATGACGGAGCTGCTGCACACGGAGAAGGACCTGTTGACCTCGCTGGAGGACTACATCCGAGCCGAGGAGACCAAATTGGAGACGGTCAAAAG TTGGGCCCAGAGGCTGGCCAACCTATCGGCGTCGGCCATCCAGGACCCTGAAGTATTCCTGGGCCACCCCATCAACGCCTTCCAACTTCTCAAGAGGATGAACCGCGAGTGGAGCAACCTGGAGAGCCTGGTGCGCAGCAACGTGTCGGACG GTTTCATGTCGGAAATGGACGCCAAACGGCAGTACTTTCCCGGCGAGGATGACCAGACAGGTGTGGCCGAAGCCTTCCTGAGACTGCAGGACACGTACCAGCTGGACACTGACACCCTGGCCAAAGGCCAGCTGCCAG GAACCTCCGTGGTCCCGAGCGTCCTGACGGTGGAGGACTGCTATGACCTGGGCATGGCGGCATACAAGGACTCCGACTTTTACCACACGGTGCTGTGGCTGTCGCAAGCCCTCAAGCAGATGGAGGAGGGCGAAATGGCCGCAAACGTGGAGGTTGTCACCCTCCTGGACTACCAGACCTTTGCTTTCTTCAAGCAAGGAGATCTGGAGCATGCCTTGGAGTCCACCAAGAAGCTGCTGGAGCTCG ATCCGGAAAACCAGCGAGCCAATCAGAATCTCAGGTACTTTGAGCACCACCTGGAGAAACAGAAGACGGGTGAGGAGACGGCTGAGGCACCCAAGGGTCGAGGTGCCCACGACGCCAAGTACGAGCGACTGTGTCGCGGCGACAGCATCGAGATG ACGCCGCGCAGACGGAGCCGCCTCTTCTGCCGTTACTATGACAACCAGCGCCATCCCAACCTGGTGATTGCTCCCGTCAAAGAGGAAGACCTGTGGGACAAGCCCCGCATCGTCCGCTATTACGACATTGTGACGGACGAGGACATGGCCGTCTACAAAAAGCTTGCCAGACCCAGA CTGTTCCGCTCCAAAGTCAGCAACCACGAAGAAAATCGCAGTTACGCCGTTCGAACGAGGATCTCCCAAAA TGCCTGGCTGGACGACAGTGAGCACGAGAGTGTGGCGAAGATGGTCCGGAAAATGAGGGACATCACAGGCCTGGACTCGACCACGGCTGAGGCCATGCAG GTGGCCAACTACGGCGTGGGAGGACAGTATGAACCTCATCACGACTTTCAAGGG GACGAGATTGAAGAACCTTATAGTCATTTGGGCACTGGAAACCGAATCGCCACCTGGCTAGTTTat ATAAGCGACGTGCCGGCAGGGGGCGCTACTGTCTTCCCCCAATTGGGCGCTGTCGCTTGGCCCATCaag GGCTCTGCTGTGTTCTGGTACAACCTTCTGCTCAACGGGAAGGGAAACTACCAGACCCTCCACGCTGCCTGTCCTGTCCTAGTGGGGAGCAAGTGGG TGGCCAACAAGTGGCTGCATGAACGAGGTCAGGAGTTCAGGAGGCGCTGCGGCCTGCAAAATTCTTGA